In the Acetobacterium sp. KB-1 genome, TCGCAGAACATTATCCGGTTCTGTTGGCGTTGACTTATAATCAGTCGTCGCAGGCAGACCCTCAATAAATGGTTTTTTGGTCGTGTTAATGTAGGACGGGTTTTTTAACCATTCTGTTGATACCTGAATATTTCGGGCTGTTAAGTTCGCTGTTGTCGATCCGGAATCATCGGTAAAAAGATTTAACGGTTCCGTATTTAGTTTATAACCGTTTACCAGATCCGTCGTGTCTTCTACAAAAATATCACTGTTTATTGAATTAAACTCTTCGGCAAACTGTTTTGCCATGATGTTTATTTTCTCGTTATAATAATAAATGCCTTTGGCACTATTTTCAGTCGCACTTGCAAAGGTGCCTTTACCATTTATAATACTCAAATAGCCATAAAGCTTACCATCACTAATCAAATCGTTGGCATCATCCCTTAGGTTACCTTTTGTGTCTACCACTGATAATTTAACATTGAGGGGGTCTGTTTTTGCATCCAGACTCATCTCACCATATTTGCCATTATCGACAATCATAATCGGTTCGCCGCCGCTCGGATTTTCCATGGTAATGCGATAATGAGGGATGGAAAGATTTTCCGAGATCACATCGGCTGGCGTCATGCTGACTTTGATATTCGCAATTCCCGATAATTTATCAATAAGCAGGTTACGCTGATCGTAGAGCTCGTTGGGGGTGTTGCCGTAGATTTCTTCCCGTTGAATCTGTTCATTTAATGCCGCGATATTCTTAACAAAGGTATTAAATTCGCTGTCGACCGTTACTTCAAGGTTTTCAGTCTGCTCGGTTCGAATCTCGTCAAGCTGATTGGCATACATGTTCATCATTTGAGTTATTTTTTCTGCTGCCGAACGCACAACCTGAGCAATATCCGAGGTGCCTGGCGTTTGTGCCAAACTATTGAGATCTAGAACAAAGCTGGAAAACTCTCCCATCAGGGCTTGCGCTGACGCTTCATCAA is a window encoding:
- the flgK gene encoding flagellar hook-associated protein FlgK, with amino-acid sequence MAATFVSYNIASRAMEASQASINVVGNNISNIKTEGYTRQRVDVVSVTNSGMVQKYANPQISSGLGAKATGTTQLRDPYIDARYRNQNSENSRYETMVKGLTNLEDVFDEASAQALMGEFSSFVLDLNSLAQTPGTSDIAQVVRSAAEKITQMMNMYANQLDEIRTEQTENLEVTVDSEFNTFVKNIAALNEQIQREEIYGNTPNELYDQRNLLIDKLSGIANIKVSMTPADVISENLSIPHYRITMENPSGGEPIMIVDNGKYGEMSLDAKTDPLNVKLSVVDTKGNLRDDANDLISDGKLYGYLSIINGKGTFASATENSAKGIYYYNEKINIMAKQFAEEFNSINSDIFVEDTTDLVNGYKLNTEPLNLFTDDSGSTTANLTARNIQVSTEWLKNPSYINTTKKPFIEGLPATTDYKSTPTEPDNVLRMIKRMSDQIDFKDSMGSTILTGTFNEYMTSVVSEVGTDVELYTNFSKTATNVFQTISDSRDSVSGVSLNEEGINLSAFQKVYNAAMRYFNVLDENLDNVINKMGV